In Eublepharis macularius isolate TG4126 chromosome 4, MPM_Emac_v1.0, whole genome shotgun sequence, the following are encoded in one genomic region:
- the LOC129329056 gene encoding ras-related protein Rab-40B, which translates to MNHVGSPVKAYDFLLKFLLVGDSDVGKGEILASLENGATESPYGYNMGIDYKTTTILLDGRRIKLQLWDTSGQGRFCTIFRSYSRGAQGVILVYDITNRWSFDGIDRWIKEIDEHAPGVPKILVGNRLHLAFKRQVSTEQAQVYAERLGMTFFEVSPLCNFNITESFTELARIVLMRHGMDRLWRPNKVLSLQDLCCRAIVSCTPVHLVDKLPLPVALRSHLKSFSMANGLNARMMHGRSYSLTASSNNKRNSLKKAKIIRPPQSPPKHCTRNSCKIS; encoded by the exons ATGAACCACGTGGGCAGCCCTGTGAAAGCTTACGACTTCTTGCTGAAATTCCTGCTGGTCGGAGACAGCGACGTGGGCAAAGGGGAGATTCTAGCCAGCCTAGAGAATGGAGCCACGGAGTCGCCCTATGGGTACAACATGG GTATAGATTACAAGACAACAACAATACTTCTGGATGGCCGCCGAATAAAGCTGCAGCTTTG GGACACATCTGGGCAAGGCAGATTCTGCACCATATTTCGTTCTTATTCAAGAGGAGCCCAG GGTGTGATACTGGTATACGACATAACTAATCGATGGTCATTTGATGGTATCGATAGATGGATAAAAGAGATAGATGAG CATGCTCCTGGTGTACCTAAAATCCTAGTTGGCAACCGTCTCCATCTAGCCTTCAAACGGCAGGTATCTACTGAGCAGGCACAAGTATATGCTGAAAGGCTAGGCATGACTTTCTTTGAAGTAAGCCCACTCTGTAACTTCAATATCACAGAGTCCTTTACAGAACTTGCAAGGATAGTGTTAATGAGACATGGAATGGACCGGCTGTGGAGACCAAACAAAG tcctcagtttgcaagatctttGTTGCCGCGCCATAGTTTCATGCACCCCTGTGCATCTTGTCGACAAACTTCCACTTCCTGTTGCCTTAAGAAGCCATCTTAAATCATTCTCTATGGCCAATGGTCTTAATGCTAGGATGATGCATGGTCGTTCCTACTCcctcacagccagcagcaacaacaaaaggaACAGTCTGAAGAAAGCCAAAATCATCCGTCCACCCCAGAGCCCTCCAAAACACTGCACCAGAAACAGCTGTAAAATCTCCTAA